Sequence from the Rhodococcus jostii RHA1 genome:
CTTTCCCAGCCGCGCGGCCTGCTGCGGGGTGAGCCGATGGTGGGCGTCGTGGAGCAATTTGAGGTCGGGGCCGACGTGTTCACGGACGGCTTCGAGGATCCGGGGTGCATGGTTGAGGTAGGCGTCGGTGTCCCACACTTCCTCGACCGGGAGGGCGCCGCGGCTCGCGGGCTCGTATCCGGTGGCGCCCTGGTGCACGCCGTACACCGAATCCAGGCCGGGAACCCCGGACTGCACTCGAATCGCCTGAAAGCCCTTCGCGCGCTTGGCATCGACGGAGTCGAGCAACGCGGGCGCGTCCCACCCGGTCGCGTGGGTGTAGGACAGCACCCGGTCGCGGACGGCGCCGCCGAGCAGCTGGTAGACGGGCTGGCCGAGGGTCTTGCCCTTGATGTCCCAGAGGGCGACGTCGACGGCGCCGATCGCGGCCATCGTGACGGGCCCGCGCCGCCAGTACACGCCGCGGTAGAGGTACTGCCAGGTGTCCTCGATCCGCGCCGGGTCGCGCCCGATCAGCAAGGGCGCGACATGGTCCCGGAGGTACGACGCGACGGACAGTTCGCGGCCGTTGAGCGTGGCGTCACCGTAGCCGACGACGCCGTCGGCGGTGGTGATCTTCAGGGTGACGAAGTTGCGGGTGGGGCTGCAGACCAGCACGTCCGCGGAGATGATCTTGTCGGTCATGCTCGTGATCCTTTCGAGCCGACGGCGGGAGCGACGACGTTGCGCAGTTGCTCACCGCGCGTGAGTCGAGTGATGTTGTCGGCGATGTCGTCGACGCGGCCGACGAACGTCTGTTGTGAGACCCCGGAAGAGTGCGGTGTCATCAGGATGTTGGGGAGTTCGGAGAACGGCAGAGCGCTGGGCGTCCCGCGACCGTTGGGTCCGGGATAGTCGTACCAGACGTCGATGGCCGCGGCCGCGATGGTCGACGAGGACAGTGCGTCGTACAGGGCCTGCTCCTGGACGAGGGGTCCGCGGCCCACATTGACCAGCACCCCGTCGCGGCCGAGTGCGCGCAATTCGTCGGCGCCGATCATTCCCCGTGTCCGGTCGTCGAGCGGTGCGGACACCACGACGACATCGGATTCGTCGAGGAGACGCCCGAGTTGGGAAACGTCGGCAGCCCAGTCCAGTCCCGCGCTCGGCGCGTCGACGTTGCCACGACCGGTCACGGCCGCTCCTGTCGCGCCGAATGCCCGGAACAGGTTCCACGTGGCGTGGCCGATGTGGCCGAACCCCACGAAGCCCACTCGCGCGCCCTGCAGCGAATTCGACTGCGTGAGTCGGTCGTCGTAGACCGAGGTCGCCCAGACGCCCTGCCGGAGCGCCGTGTCCTGCGCGACGAAGCCGCGCCGGAGCATCACGGTGGCCGCCACGACGTATTCGGCGATCGACTTCTCGTGATGGAAGGTGTTCGCCACCAGCACGTCCGGCGTCAGAGTATCGAAGGCGATGTTGTCCGTGCCGGCACCGGCGACGTGGACCAGACGCAGCCGCTCGGCAGCCGATGCCATGGACGGTGTGAACTTTCCCCCGACGTAGACGTCGGCGTCGCCCAGATCCTCGATCAGGGCGGCCTCGTCGAAGCTGTCGTGCCACGACAACCGTGTATCGGACGGAACTGCGGCCTCGAGCCGGGGGCGGTGCGGGATCAGGTTGCTGTCGGCAACAACGATTTTCATCTAGCGACTCTCTCTTCCGGGGCGAAACACCCGATCGTGCGCCGGTCCGGCCGAAGCTCTGACGACCAGTTGAGTGGGGAGATGGATTTCTCGGATATCGGAGTCCGGCTCGTTCGCGCGCTGGAATACCAGGTCCAGACTCAGCACACCGGCTCGTGCCATCGGCACGTTGATGCTCGTGAGTGCAGGGCTGGCGAGTTCGGCCAGCGGCGAGTCGTCGATGCCGACGACACTCAGGTCGGCCGGCACCGAGAAGCCCATTGCGCGGACGCCGTTCATCACTCCGATGGCCATCGGATCGTTGTGCGTGATCACGGCGCTCGCACCCGTCGCGATCACGCTCGCGGCCGCGGCGTGACCGCCCGCGAGGGTTTCCTGCTGCCAGCCGAGCAGACTCAGCTGCACGTCGCGGGCCTTGCAGAATTCCTCGACCGCGGCGACGCGGCGTTGGTTCGACCAGGATTGCGGCGAGCCCTGGACATACGCCAGGTGCTCGTGTCCGAGGGCGACGAGATAGTCGATGGCCTGGCGAATTCCGTCTTCCGAATCCGCCACGATGCAATCGCATTCGGGTGACGAACGGTTGACGAGCACCAAGGGTGTGTCGCCGGCGAGCTGCACGATGTCCGATGCGGGCAGCCGTGGAGCGCAGACAACGAGTGCGTCGACGCGCCCCTGCAACTCGCCGAGAACCTCACGCTCACGGTCGGCGCTGCCGTCGGTGTCGGTGAGGAGCACGGTCTGGCGCCGGTGCCACCCCTGCGCCTGCGCCGCCTTCACGAAGCTCGCGAACACGGTGTGCCCGATGTCGGGTACCACGACCGCGACGGTGGTGGCGGTGGGGCGCACGACGTCGGTGCGGGTCGGTGACGCCGCCCGGTAGCCGATCTCGTCGGCGACCGCGATGATCCGCGCGAGCGTGTCCGGTCCGATCCGGTCCGGGGCACTGAATGCCCGTGACGCGGTGGACAGGGATACCCCTGCGCGTTGTGCGACCTCGGTCAAGGTGGGTGCCACGGTGCTGCCGCCTCGCTGTTCGTTGTGACTGCCGACACACACTATCCGCTGTCTTGCGCAAGATTGTCAATAGTTGCGCAAGGCTTGCGGCAAGCGTGTGCGTCGTGCGTGTTCACACGTCCAGGAGCGACAACTGCCGATCGGATTCGAACAGCGCGGCCCGGTCGAACGTCGACGTCGAGGCCAGTAGTTCGTCCGCACCGGTACGCGCGGCCAGGGCCCCGAGCGCGACTCTCACCTGCTCGGCGGTGCCGTGAATGGAGTTCGCGATCGACGCGTCGACCTGTTCGCGCAGCCGCGAAGTCCACGCCTGACCCCGGATGTCCGCGACCGATTCGAGCGGCGGGAACTCGCCGGTCCGGCTCGACTGTGCCAGCGCCCACGCCTCCGGAAGCAGCAGCTCACGCGCGCGGTCTTCGTCCTCGGCGATCATGACCTCGAGCGAGACGATCACGTACGGGGACCGGTTACCCGCGGACGGGACGAAGCTGTCGCGGTACCGGTCCAGTTCCGGAACGCGGGCCCCCGATCCGTCGAGGATCGGCCCACCGACCACCACCGGCAGACCCGCCTGCGCGGCGAAGTCGAGCCCGCGCCGGGTAGCGAGAACGAACATCGGCGGTGGACTCGTCACGTGGGGCCGGGCGGTCACGGCCCCCTTGCCCTCGAGGTAGCTCCGCACCTCGTCGAGATCGGCGGCGAACGTGTCGGGGGCGTTGCGGTCGCGGCGCAGCGCCTCGCGCACCGGCTTCGTGAATCCCAGCGACCGCCCGACGCCCAGGTCGATCCGGCCCGGGTACATCGCCTCGAGCACCAGGAACTGCTCGGCCACCACGAGAGGCTGATGATTCGGCAGCATCACACCACCCGAGCCCAGCCGGATCCGGTCGGTGCGGGCACCGAGGGCAGCGAGCAGCACCGGCGGCGACCCACTCGCGATTCCCGGCACGGCGTGGTGTTCGGCGACCCAGAACCGATGGAATCCCCACTGTTCGGCATGCACCGCACGCTCGATCGTTCCGGTCAACGCGGCAGAGTCGGGCGCACCCCGGCGCGTGCGGGACCGGTCCAGAATCGACAGCTTCACCCCCGGGGCAACGGTCCGCCTGCCGGCGGTATTTCCTCACCCCGTCCGCACTCGGTGGACGAGTGTGCCCGCTTCGCTGACATACTGACCGCCGCAGGATCCACGATCGCCGGGAGGTCAAGGGTGAGCAGCACAGGGACTATGTCGTACTCGCTGGACGTCACGTCGCGGTCCGCAGCGCAGATGCGGGAGTGCGCAGAATTCTTCAGCGAGCCCGAGCTGGCCCACCTGCCCACCGCCCGCCTCGCGGACGCACTGGAGTCGCTGGCCGAGACGGGCCGCTACGAGCACACCGTGGAGGAACTCGAGGTCGGCTCGCAGCTGGCGTGGCGCAATCACGCCCGCTGCGTCGGTCGCAAGCACTGGCGCACGCTGAAGCTGATCGATGCCCGGCACGTCACCACCGCGGACGAGATCGCGGAGGCGTGCTGGGAGCACCTGCGGGTCGCGACGAACGGCGGCGCCCTGCGCTCGGTCATCACGGTCGGTCCGCTACCGCTGGCGGACGGACGCGAGTACAAGATCGTCAGCCCGCAACTGATCCGGTACGCGGGCTATCGCAACGCGGACGGGACGGTGACCGGGGACCCCGCGCAGGTGGGCATCACCGAGGCGGTGACGAAGATGGGGTGGCGCGGCGCAGGCACGCCGTTCGACGTGCTGCCGCTGTTGATCAGCACCCCGGACGAACCGCTGCGCTGGTACGACGTTCCCCCCGACCTGGTGCTCGAGGTCGAGATCGAGCACCCCGACTACGCCTGGTTCGCCGATCTCGGTCTCAAATGGCATGCGGTGCCCGCCGTGTCGAACATGAGTTTCTCGGTCGGCGGGCTGACCTACCCCCTCGCCCCGTTCAGCGGGTGGTACGTGAGCACGGAGGTCGGGGCCCGCAACCTCAGCGACCAGGATCGGTACGACATGCTGCCCGCCATCGCCGAACGGCTGTGCCTGGACACGACGTCGGAGCGAACGCTGTGGCGCGACCGCGCACTGGTCGAACTGAACCGCGCCGTGATCCACAGCTACCGGCAGGCCGGTGTGCACATGGTCGATCATCACACCGTCGCCAAGCAGTTCATCAGCCACGTCGAACGCGAAGAGTCACTCGGCCGGAAGTGCCCCACCGACTGGTCGTGGATCAACCCGCCGATGTCGGCGGCACTCACTCCGACGTTTCACCGGCTCTACGACGCACCCGACATGGACATCCGCCCGAACTTTCTCCCGGCCGCCACTGCATCAGGATGTCCAATCGGCGGCGGGAGCCTGTAGGACGTCGGCTATCAACTCCCGCAACCAATCGACGCCCGGCGACGGGAGAGCCCGCCGCACGGTAAAGAGCGACACCTCGACGTTCGGTATCTCGACAGGTAGCGCGAACGTGCGGACGGGCGAGGACCGGGTGAACAGTTCCGCGACCCGGCTCGGCACCACGGCGAGGTGCCGGGTCTGCGCCACCAGTTCCGGCAGCACCGCGAAGTGCGGTACCCGCACGGCGATGTCACGGCGACGCCCCATCCTCGCGAGGGCTTGATCAGCGTCCACGTGCCCGGCGGCGGCGTCGACGACGATGTGCCGTTCGGCAAGGAAATCGTCCAGTCCGGGTTCGACTCCGATCCGCGGATGCCCGAGTGCGCACAGTCCGACATAGCCTTCCCGAAACAGGGGGTCGCGGCGCAGATCCGGCGCGTCGATGCGCGGTGTGCAGATGACGGCGTCAGCACGACCCTGACGCAATTCCTCTGCAGCACTGGCAAAATCGAGCGGCGTTACTTGCACGGCGCAGCCGGGAGCGCGGGTTTCCAGCGCCGCGAGCACTCCGGGGAGCAGTGAAATCTCCCCGAGATCGGTGGCGCAGATCCGAAAGGTTCGGTCCGACGTCTCGGCGTCGAAGTGACCGACACCGGAGACGGTCTCGTCGATGACCTCCAGCGCCTGATGCAATTGCGGGTACATACTCGCCGCCAGAACCGTGGGCGCCAAGCCGTCCGACGACCGGATGAAGAGGTCGTCGTTGAACTGCCGCCGCAGTCGGCGGAGCGAATGGCTCACCGACGGCTGCGTGATGAACAGCAGCTCCGCCGTACGGGTGACGCTCCGCGTTTCATACAGCAGCACGAAGGTCCTGATGAGGTTGAGGTCCACGTCGGCCATACCGATAATATAGATCCTGTCTATGTGCTGATCGACAGTATTCATTGGACCTATAGGACGCGGCTCCCTACCGTGGTTCACGTCACACCGCGAGAACCATGCGAAGAAATGGAGAACACCTGATGGCCGACGTCAGCGAAGCGACCTATGACCTACTGCGGGCGCATGGCCTGACCACGATCTTCGGCAACCCTGGATCGAACGAGCTCCCCTTCCTCGCCGGGATGCCCGACGACTTCCGCTACATCCTGGGTCTGCACGAAGGCGCCGTCCTGGCCATGGCCGACGGGTACGCCCAGGCCCGTGGCGGCGCGGCCTTCGTCAATCTGCACGCCGCCGCGGGCACCGGCAACGCGATGGGCGCGCTCACGAACTCGGTCTACTCCCACAGCCCGTTGATCATCACCGCCGGGCAACAAGTCCGCTCGACCATCGGCCAGGAGGTGATGCTCGCCAACGTGGACGCGCAGTCGCTGCCGAAACCCCTGGTCAAGTGGTCCTGCGAGCCGGCGTGCGCGCAGGACGTGCCGCGGTCGATCAGCCAGGCCATCCACATCGCGAACCTGCCCGCGAAGGGTCCGGTCTATGTGTCGGTGCCGTACGACGACTGGGCGCAGGAAGCACCCGCCGAGACGAAGCACCTCCTCACCCGCGCCACAACCACTGCCGGTTCCCTCAGTGCGGATCAACTCGCCACCCTCGTCGACGCCCTCGACCGCGCCGAGAACCCGGTCCTCGTACTCGGACCGGAAGTCGATGCCGAGTACGCCAATGACGACGCGGTCCGTCTCGCGGACGCACTCGGCGCCCCCGTCTGGATCGCGCCGTCCCCGTCACGGTGCCCGTTCCCCACCCGCCACCGCAGCTTCCGCGGGGTCCTGCCAGCCGCCGTCCAGGGCATCACCGACGCACTGGTCGGGCACGACCTGATCCTCGTCGCGGGAGCACCCGTGTTCCGGTACCACCAGTTCGTCCCCGGCGAGTACCTGCCCGACGGCGCCCGGCTCATCCACCTCACCAGCGATCCCGGCGAGGCCGCCCGCGCCCCGATGGGTGACGCACTGGTCGGCGGTGTGCGGGATGCGTTGTCCCGCCTCGCCGACAGCGTGACGCCGGGCCGCCGCCCGGTCCTGCCGCCGCTGCCCGACATCCCACAGGCCAGGACGTCGTCCGAGCGCGTGCATCCGGAGGAGCTGTTCGAACTGTTGCGCGGCACTGCGCCGGACGACGCCGTGTACGTCAAGGAGTCGACGTCCACCACCGGCGCGTTCTGGTCGCAGGCCGACGTCTCCCGCCAAGGCAGCTACTTCTTCCCCGCATCGGGCGGGCTTGGATTCGGACTGCCCGCCGCAGTCGGTGCCCAGCTGGCGAATCCGGACCGTCAGGTGATCGGCCTGATCGGAGACGGCTCGGCCAACTACGGCATCACCGCCCTGTGGACGGCCGCGCAGTACGACATTCCGGTGATCATCGTCATCCTCAAGAACGGGACCTACGGCGCACTGCGCTGGTTCTCAACGGTGCTGGGGTCCGGCGAGACCCCCGGCATGGACGTTCCCGGGATCGACTTCACCGCCATCGCTGCGGGGTACGGCGTGACGGCCACCGCGGTACGGACCGGCGACGACTTCGTCCGCGCCTTCAAGACCGCCCTCGGCAGCGGAAAGCCTGCCGTGATCGAGGTCGAGACCGACCTCACCGAGCCGTGATAGCCCCACTCGTTCCCACGGCAGCAACGCTGCCCCGCATCGGGAGTATGCCCTTGTCCCAGAACTCGCTGTCCCAGAACCCGCTGTCCCAGAACACAGTTACCTCGATCATCTCCAACGCCCGACTGCGGCCGTTCCATTATGGTGTCGTGGCCCTGTGCTCACTGCTGATGATCATCGACGGATACGACATGGTCTCGTACGGCACCGTGATCGTCCATCTGATGGACGAGTGGAACATGGACCCGGTCACCGCCGGTACCCTCGGATCCGCGGCGCTCGTCGGCATGCTGATCGGCGGACTGTTCGTCGCCCCGCTCGCCGATCGGTACGGCCGCCGTCCGCTCATGCTCATCTGCGTGACAGTGGCGAGCGTGGCGTCGTTCAGCTGCGCCTTCGCCGGCGCCCCGGCGCAACTCGGCATTCTCCGCCTCGTCGTCGGTGTGTCGCTCGGCGCGCTCGTACCCAACTTCACGGCACTGATCGCCGAGCTCGCCCCACGCACGTCGAAGGCACTGCTCGTCACGTTCGTGTCGTCGTTCTATTCCGTCGGTGGCATCGCCGCCGCGGTGTTCGCAATCAACGTGGAGCCGCTCTGGACGTGGCGCGGTGTGTTCTACGTCGCCGGTCTGCCTCTCCTGTTGCTACCCGTTCTGCTGAGGTACCTGCCGGAGTCGCCGGAGTTCCTCGCCATCAACGGTCGTCAGGACAAGCTGGAGGCTGTGCTGTCCAAGGTCGACCCGGGTCGCGACCTGAGCGACGTCGTGGCCACGCCACGTCCGGAAGCTCGGAAGGCACCCGTCGCGCAGCTCTTTACCAACGGAAACGCCCTGAACAGCTTCCTGATTTGGGTCTTCTTCGCGATGTGCATGTTGTTGAGTTACGGGCTCAACACGTGGCTACCGAAACTGATGCAGACCGCCGGCTACGCTTTGAGTTCCGCGCTGTGGACCCTGGTGGTGCTGAATCTCGGTGGCATCGCCGGCGCGATATTCGGCGGCTGGCTGGCCGACCGCTGGTCCTACCGCAACACCCTGATCACGTATTTCTCCCTGGCATCCCTGTCGCTGGTGGGACTGTCCTTCGACCCAGCCGCCGCACTGCTCAACGTGCTGCTGTTCGTCGCCGGTGCGGCGACCATCGGCGCGCTCGCCATCATCCACGCGTTCGCCGTCGAGTTCTACCCGACCGAGGTACGGTCGACCGGCGTCGGGTGGGCTGCGGGCATGGGACGGATCGGTGCGATCGGTGGCCCCACCCTCGGCGGCGCGCTCCTCGCTCTTCATCTACCGTTCCAGCAGAACTTTCTCGCCGTCGCCGTCCCCGGAGTCGTCGGCGCGGTCGCGGTGGCAATCGTCGCCAAGCGGAAGTTCCGCTCACCCCGCACCGAATCCGCGGCGCCATCACCCGTACTCGCGTCCTGACCGACCTCACCGAAAGAAGGATCGACCATGAGCCTGCTCGACATCGACTGGGAGAAGAAGGTCTTCACCGGCAGCTGGACCGCCACCGAAGGCGCGTTCTCAGATGTCGTGGAGCCCGCGACGGGTAGCACCCTCGGTCACGTCGGCACCACGACCGCCGCCGACGTCGCCGCGGCTTGCATCAAGGCCGCCGAGGTCCAGCGCCGCTGGGAGAAAATGCCTTTCGAGGATCGGGCCGCGATCCTGCGCCGCGCAGGCCAGCTCTTCGAGGAGCACGCAGCCGAGATCGAGACGTGGATCGTCCGGGAGGCCGGATCGATTCGCGCGAAAGCGAGCCTCGAGACGCACGTCGCAGCGCAGGAATGCTACGAGGCGTCGGCGTTGCCTTCGCATCCCAAGGGTGAGGTGCTCCCGTCCGCCGACGGACGTCTGAGTTTCAGCCGTCGGATCGCGGCGGGTGTCGTCGGCGTGATCGCTCCGTTCAACTTCCCCCTGATCCTCTCGATCCGCGCAGTGGCACCCGCACTGGCACTGGGCAACTCAGTGATTCTGAAACCCGACACCCGGACCGCAGTGTGCGGCGGTGTGGTGCTGGCGGCCGTGTTCGCGGCCGCCGGGGTGCCGGACGGCGTCTTCCAGATGCTGCCCGGCGGCGCCGATGCCGGTGCCGCCCTCGTCACCGACCGGCACACCCGCGTCATCGCGTTCACCGGCTCCACGTCGGCGGGACGGAAGGTCGGCCAGGCCGCGGCCGCGCACCTCACGCGGGCACACCTCGAACTCGGCGGCAACAACGCCCTCATCGTCCTTCCCGACGCCGACGTCACCAAGGCTGCGTCGGCCGGAGCCTGGGGCGCATACCTCCACCAGGGCCAGATCTGCATGGCCGCAGGCAGGCACCTGGTCCACGACTCGGTTGCCGACGAATACGTGGCGGTGCTCGCCGAGAAGGCGCGAGCGCTCCCCGTCGGCGACCCGTACACCAGCGAGGTGGCACTCGGCCCCATCATCGACGCGGTGCAGCGCGACAGCATCCACCGACTCGTGACCGAGAGCGTCTCGGCCGGAGTGACCCTCGTCGAGGGCGGCACCCACGACGGGCTGTTCTACCGCCCGACCGTCCTCGACCACGTGCAGCGCGACACCCCCGCGTTCTGCCAGGAAGTGTTCGGCCCCGTCGCTCCCGTGCTGCGCTACTCGACGATCGACGAGGCCGTCGAGATCGCGCGCGACACCGAGTTCGGATTGTCGCTGAGCGTCCTCGGCTCGGATGCGATGGCGGCCTGGGAAGTTGCGCAGCAGATTCCCACCGGGCTCGTGCACATCAACGATCAGACCGTCGGCGACCACGCCCACATCCCGTTCGGCGGAATGGGATCCTCCGGAAACGGCGGACGAGTCGGCGGCGCCGCAGCGAACCTCGAGGCGTTCACCGAACTCCAGTGGGCCACCATCCAGGGGCCGATTCAGCAGTACCCGTTCTGATCGGACAGGCTGACACCCTGCCCTACTCAGCCGCGGTAGGGCGGGGCCACGCCCCACCCCCAGTGCGGGACGGGTGCGTGCTCGACCACCTCGGCTCCGGGGCTCGAATTCTGCAGCGCGAGCCTGGTCCCCCACTCGACGTATGCCATGAAGGCGGAGCGGAATTCGGGATCGGACGGCAACTTCGCGTCGTCGGCGGCGAGGCTCATCGTCGCAGCGAAGCGGTGCCGCTGCTCCGGGGTGATACCCAGACCGATGTGGTGTCGCAGCATCCGTTCGTAACCCCCGAGTCGGTCGGTGTAGCCGGGTGGACCGCCGAACACCTCGCACCACCACAGCGTCACGTTGCGGCGATGCTCCTCGTGCACTCCGCCGGGGAACATCGGGGACAGCAGGTCGTCGCGCTCGACCCGGTCGTAGAAGGCGTCGATCAGCCGCCGGAACGACTGCTCACCGCCCGCCCATTCGTACAGGGACGGTGTTTCCTGATCACTCATGGGAGCTCCTCATCTCCGTCGTCTCCATTACAATACACATCAGTATTGGATTGAAACGAGGAACGAACATGACCGTGACCGGGCGCAGCCGCGACACCGACATCGACACCCGCGTGCTGAAAGTGGCGGGCAGGCAATTGTCCCGGGTCGGATACGACGCGATGTCGATCGCCGCGATCGCCGCGGAGGCCGGCACCACCCGGCAGGCGCTGTACCGGCGGTGGGCGTCGAAGTCGGAGCTCGCCGCGGCCGTCGTGGCGCAGTTGGCCGACGAACAGCCGGGGCGGTCGTCGGCCGATCCCTTCGGGGATCTGGTGCGCGAGTTGACCGACTTCCAGCGCGGGGTGTCGCGGAGCGGCCGGTTGTCGCTGGTCGGCACGATGCTCCAGGACACGACGGACGCCGACGTCCGCGCGCAATACCGCGCCCGGGTGGTGGCGCCGCGCCGGCGCCGCATCCGCGCCATCCTGGACCGCGCCGCCGAACTGAAGCTGATCGACGCGGACGCCGATCTCGACGTCGCCGTCACCATGACCACCGGTAGTTGGTACGGCCGGGCGTTGGCCGGTGATCGCCCACCCGCCGACTGGCCGGCCCGGACCGCGACACTGATCTGGCGGGCCGTCGGCGGGGTGCCGCCGACCTGACGCGGTTGCTACGCCGTCGACGCGTTCGCCGACCGCCGGTCCCCCATGTTCCGTGACATCAGGACACCGACGAGGAGGAGAACGCCTGCGACGGCGATGAACCAGCCCGTGCGGTGCAGTCCGTCGTCGCCGATGACGTGACCGGCGGTGGTCTGCAGCACGACGGCCGACAGGTTCGCCCCGATGTACTGCACGGTGCGGTACATCCCGATCGCCGTGCCCACTTCCTCGACGGACGTGACCGAGCTGATCAGGTTCTGATTGCCGATATTGTTGAATCCATTGGGAATTCCCAGCACTGCGGCCACGAGGAGCAGCACGACGATCGGGGCCGTACTGCTCTCCACCGACGCCAGAAGCAGGCCA
This genomic interval carries:
- a CDS encoding 2-hydroxyacid dehydrogenase translates to MKIVVADSNLIPHRPRLEAAVPSDTRLSWHDSFDEAALIEDLGDADVYVGGKFTPSMASAAERLRLVHVAGAGTDNIAFDTLTPDVLVANTFHHEKSIAEYVVAATVMLRRGFVAQDTALRQGVWATSVYDDRLTQSNSLQGARVGFVGFGHIGHATWNLFRAFGATGAAVTGRGNVDAPSAGLDWAADVSQLGRLLDESDVVVVSAPLDDRTRGMIGADELRALGRDGVLVNVGRGPLVQEQALYDALSSSTIAAAAIDVWYDYPGPNGRGTPSALPFSELPNILMTPHSSGVSQQTFVGRVDDIADNITRLTRGEQLRNVVAPAVGSKGSRA
- the manD gene encoding D-mannonate dehydratase ManD; amino-acid sequence: MTDKIISADVLVCSPTRNFVTLKITTADGVVGYGDATLNGRELSVASYLRDHVAPLLIGRDPARIEDTWQYLYRGVYWRRGPVTMAAIGAVDVALWDIKGKTLGQPVYQLLGGAVRDRVLSYTHATGWDAPALLDSVDAKRAKGFQAIRVQSGVPGLDSVYGVHQGATGYEPASRGALPVEEVWDTDAYLNHAPRILEAVREHVGPDLKLLHDAHHRLTPQQAARLGKSVEHVDLFWLEDVTPAENQDALRLVRNHTTTPLAIGEVFNTIWDCQHLITEQLIDFIRVAIVHAGGISHVRKIFALAEVYQIRGGPHGPSDVSPISLGASLHLGLATPNFGIQEYMGYDPLVSEVFPHAWSFSDGHLTPGDVPGIGVSMNEELAEQHPYEQAYLPVARRRDGSMTDW
- a CDS encoding LysR family transcriptional regulator, which codes for MADVDLNLIRTFVLLYETRSVTRTAELLFITQPSVSHSLRRLRRQFNDDLFIRSSDGLAPTVLAASMYPQLHQALEVIDETVSGVGHFDAETSDRTFRICATDLGEISLLPGVLAALETRAPGCAVQVTPLDFASAAEELRQGRADAVICTPRIDAPDLRRDPLFREGYVGLCALGHPRIGVEPGLDDFLAERHIVVDAAAGHVDADQALARMGRRRDIAVRVPHFAVLPELVAQTRHLAVVPSRVAELFTRSSPVRTFALPVEIPNVEVSLFTVRRALPSPGVDWLRELIADVLQAPAADWTS
- a CDS encoding LLM class flavin-dependent oxidoreductase is translated as MKLSILDRSRTRRGAPDSAALTGTIERAVHAEQWGFHRFWVAEHHAVPGIASGSPPVLLAALGARTDRIRLGSGGVMLPNHQPLVVAEQFLVLEAMYPGRIDLGVGRSLGFTKPVREALRRDRNAPDTFAADLDEVRSYLEGKGAVTARPHVTSPPPMFVLATRRGLDFAAQAGLPVVVGGPILDGSGARVPELDRYRDSFVPSAGNRSPYVIVSLEVMIAEDEDRARELLLPEAWALAQSSRTGEFPPLESVADIRGQAWTSRLREQVDASIANSIHGTAEQVRVALGALAARTGADELLASTSTFDRAALFESDRQLSLLDV
- a CDS encoding nitric oxide synthase oxygenase — translated: MSYSLDVTSRSAAQMRECAEFFSEPELAHLPTARLADALESLAETGRYEHTVEELEVGSQLAWRNHARCVGRKHWRTLKLIDARHVTTADEIAEACWEHLRVATNGGALRSVITVGPLPLADGREYKIVSPQLIRYAGYRNADGTVTGDPAQVGITEAVTKMGWRGAGTPFDVLPLLISTPDEPLRWYDVPPDLVLEVEIEHPDYAWFADLGLKWHAVPAVSNMSFSVGGLTYPLAPFSGWYVSTEVGARNLSDQDRYDMLPAIAERLCLDTTSERTLWRDRALVELNRAVIHSYRQAGVHMVDHHTVAKQFISHVEREESLGRKCPTDWSWINPPMSAALTPTFHRLYDAPDMDIRPNFLPAATASGCPIGGGSL
- a CDS encoding MFS transporter is translated as MPLSQNSLSQNPLSQNTVTSIISNARLRPFHYGVVALCSLLMIIDGYDMVSYGTVIVHLMDEWNMDPVTAGTLGSAALVGMLIGGLFVAPLADRYGRRPLMLICVTVASVASFSCAFAGAPAQLGILRLVVGVSLGALVPNFTALIAELAPRTSKALLVTFVSSFYSVGGIAAAVFAINVEPLWTWRGVFYVAGLPLLLLPVLLRYLPESPEFLAINGRQDKLEAVLSKVDPGRDLSDVVATPRPEARKAPVAQLFTNGNALNSFLIWVFFAMCMLLSYGLNTWLPKLMQTAGYALSSALWTLVVLNLGGIAGAIFGGWLADRWSYRNTLITYFSLASLSLVGLSFDPAAALLNVLLFVAGAATIGALAIIHAFAVEFYPTEVRSTGVGWAAGMGRIGAIGGPTLGGALLALHLPFQQNFLAVAVPGVVGAVAVAIVAKRKFRSPRTESAAPSPVLAS
- the mdlC gene encoding benzoylformate decarboxylase, whose product is MADVSEATYDLLRAHGLTTIFGNPGSNELPFLAGMPDDFRYILGLHEGAVLAMADGYAQARGGAAFVNLHAAAGTGNAMGALTNSVYSHSPLIITAGQQVRSTIGQEVMLANVDAQSLPKPLVKWSCEPACAQDVPRSISQAIHIANLPAKGPVYVSVPYDDWAQEAPAETKHLLTRATTTAGSLSADQLATLVDALDRAENPVLVLGPEVDAEYANDDAVRLADALGAPVWIAPSPSRCPFPTRHRSFRGVLPAAVQGITDALVGHDLILVAGAPVFRYHQFVPGEYLPDGARLIHLTSDPGEAARAPMGDALVGGVRDALSRLADSVTPGRRPVLPPLPDIPQARTSSERVHPEELFELLRGTAPDDAVYVKESTSTTGAFWSQADVSRQGSYFFPASGGLGFGLPAAVGAQLANPDRQVIGLIGDGSANYGITALWTAAQYDIPVIIVILKNGTYGALRWFSTVLGSGETPGMDVPGIDFTAIAAGYGVTATAVRTGDDFVRAFKTALGSGKPAVIEVETDLTEP
- a CDS encoding LacI family DNA-binding transcriptional regulator encodes the protein MAPTLTEVAQRAGVSLSTASRAFSAPDRIGPDTLARIIAVADEIGYRAASPTRTDVVRPTATTVAVVVPDIGHTVFASFVKAAQAQGWHRRQTVLLTDTDGSADREREVLGELQGRVDALVVCAPRLPASDIVQLAGDTPLVLVNRSSPECDCIVADSEDGIRQAIDYLVALGHEHLAYVQGSPQSWSNQRRVAAVEEFCKARDVQLSLLGWQQETLAGGHAAAASVIATGASAVITHNDPMAIGVMNGVRAMGFSVPADLSVVGIDDSPLAELASPALTSINVPMARAGVLSLDLVFQRANEPDSDIREIHLPTQLVVRASAGPAHDRVFRPGRESR